The following proteins come from a genomic window of Populus nigra chromosome 6, ddPopNigr1.1, whole genome shotgun sequence:
- the LOC133695679 gene encoding wound-responsive protein GWIN3-like: MKITEVLGLSFLLFAFIGTSFPEAVHAKDAAAVLDVFGHEVQAGARYLIVAPSTDNTTTLAVTINGQVLCNSDVILSTLNESLPITFSPVIQSTDSVIREGTHLNVNFAGPIAMCAMAGVTPMWKIRFSTTAKGFIVTTGGVDRLNRFMITKSEGDNSFYQLSFCPISEPFCECSCVPVGVNGDKNLVPGAGPLLVMFEPDE; the protein is encoded by the coding sequence ATGAAGATCACTGAAGTTCTTGGGCTCTCGTTCCTTCTCTTTGCCTTCATAGGAACTTCATTTCCTGAGGCCGTTCATGCCAAAGATGCTGCAGCAGTGCTCGATGTCTTCGGTCATGAGGTGCAAGCTGGTGCTCGTTATTTAATTGTAGCCCCCTCGACTGACAATACAACAACTCTTGCAGTCACTATCAATGGCCAGGTCTTATGCAATTCAGATGTTATACTTTCCACATTGAACGAGAGCCTCCCAATAACATTTTCACCAGTTATACAATCCACCGATAGTGTCATCCGCGAAGGAACTCATCTAAATGTGAACTTTGCAGGGCCAATTGCCATGTGCGCAATGGCAGGCGTGACACCCATGTGGAAAATCCGATTCAGTACAACAGCAAAAGGATTCATTGTGACCACAGGAGGTGTTGATCGATTGAATCGGTTTATGATCACCAAGTCTGAAGGTGATAATAGTTTTTACCAGCTTTCTTTTTGTCCAATTTCCGAACCCTTCTGTGAATGCTCATGCGTCCCAGTTGGCGTCAACGGTGACAAGAACTTGGTTCCCGGTGCCGGCCCTCTTCTTGTTATGTTTGAACCAGATGAATAG